One window from the genome of Fulvivirga lutea encodes:
- a CDS encoding T9SS type B sorting domain-containing protein gives MIRNIFLSLVLLFGLSLFSNVHATHLRAGEIIVKRVDCEGRTFEITIIVYTDSGPVDPVLFGMGELRFGDESDPDDYFLSERTPPGLPEIQNNTHVFWNADGSTRVEPISEDLGADVSKAAFTIRHTYGSNGKFTISYVEANRNAGVLNIENGNSVNTRFYLETEIRIDPFFGCNNTPELLIPPIDRACSGVAFFHNPGAFDPDGDSISFELVTPKKDVGTNVAAYVDPASSVFYQNFNTGNETGDGPPFFRIDPVTGEIEWNAPGAIGEYNIAFIVKEYRFISGAWRLLGFVTRDMQIIVEDCDNERPELTIPEDICVEAGESINEIILGTDPDGHNVKIEAFSQVIEELGATVSPDPSVFVPSIPPAQMQFNWDTECLDIRDQPYSVVFKITDNPPQGPKLVSFATWNITVVGPSPDLNNIQQDGQGIRLDWSPYFCQNAELIQVWRRVDSNPYEPDECETGIRENAGYSLIAETSPTTTTYRDTQLAAAAKYCYRLVAKFPDVPGGESIVSQELCFEFVPADTPIITHVTVEETSETNGEIVLAWRAPFELGTFPADPVYRIYRAEGFAGGNYQQIAEVNGLGLDSLGFRDTNLDTDGKVYNYQVALLDPTASTGTDEIMSASASAVRLEVTPQFGRIQLDWAAVVPWSNTIISPPEDSEHLIFRGLEGQSQDQFTLLENLDVTQYGFSFTDSVNLSDEQVYCYRVLTKGTYGNPAINSPQLNFSQIICAQPSDSIAPCAPVVSLVGRTCEDFIATSSCDFNDFENQISWTTEFVGECENDVRVYQVYYAPTTAASFELIAEVADTTYLHENLPSFKGCYQVRAVDRSGNLSEFSNTFCVDNCPYYELPNVFTPGNNDGCNDVFSAYSSGGDIIGEDGSGGCGEVDATKCARFVRRVEFSVYNRWGNNVYTYTGTAGTENSILINWDGKSDDGTELPSGVYYYSADVTFDLVDPTKSTKQYKGWIHLVR, from the coding sequence TTGATACGAAATATTTTTTTAAGCTTGGTGTTGTTGTTTGGCCTGTCACTATTTTCCAATGTTCATGCTACACACTTAAGAGCAGGAGAAATCATTGTAAAAAGAGTTGATTGTGAGGGTCGTACATTTGAAATAACCATAATAGTTTACACAGATAGTGGCCCTGTTGACCCTGTATTGTTTGGGATGGGTGAATTAAGATTCGGTGATGAGTCAGACCCTGACGATTATTTTTTATCTGAAAGAACACCTCCAGGTTTACCTGAAATACAAAATAATACCCACGTTTTTTGGAATGCAGATGGTAGTACAAGAGTAGAACCAATAAGTGAAGATTTAGGCGCTGATGTTAGTAAAGCTGCATTTACTATCAGGCATACATACGGTTCGAACGGTAAGTTTACAATCAGTTATGTCGAAGCCAATAGAAATGCAGGTGTTTTAAATATTGAAAACGGTAACTCAGTTAACACAAGATTTTACCTCGAAACAGAGATTAGGATTGATCCATTTTTTGGATGTAACAACACACCAGAGTTGCTAATACCGCCAATTGACAGAGCTTGTTCAGGTGTAGCTTTCTTTCACAATCCAGGTGCTTTCGATCCTGATGGCGATAGCATTTCCTTTGAATTAGTTACTCCTAAAAAAGATGTTGGAACAAACGTAGCTGCCTATGTTGATCCTGCTTCAAGTGTTTTTTATCAAAATTTTAATACCGGTAATGAGACTGGTGATGGTCCGCCTTTCTTTAGAATTGATCCTGTAACAGGTGAAATTGAGTGGAACGCGCCAGGGGCAATTGGTGAATATAATATTGCTTTTATTGTAAAAGAATACCGGTTCATTTCAGGGGCATGGCGTTTGTTGGGCTTTGTTACCAGAGACATGCAAATTATTGTTGAGGATTGTGATAATGAAAGACCAGAACTTACAATTCCTGAGGATATATGTGTGGAGGCTGGCGAATCTATTAATGAAATTATATTGGGGACAGACCCCGATGGGCATAATGTTAAGATTGAGGCATTCTCACAGGTTATTGAAGAACTGGGTGCAACGGTTTCTCCAGACCCATCAGTATTTGTGCCTTCAATACCTCCCGCTCAAATGCAATTTAATTGGGACACAGAATGTCTTGACATAAGAGACCAACCGTATTCTGTTGTATTTAAGATTACTGATAATCCACCTCAAGGTCCAAAACTGGTAAGCTTCGCTACTTGGAATATTACCGTTGTAGGGCCAAGTCCTGACTTGAATAATATTCAACAGGACGGACAAGGAATCAGACTCGATTGGTCACCTTATTTTTGTCAGAATGCTGAATTAATTCAGGTGTGGAGACGTGTAGATTCAAACCCATATGAACCTGATGAATGTGAGACAGGCATTAGAGAAAACGCGGGTTATTCTTTAATCGCGGAGACCAGTCCTACAACTACGACCTACAGAGATACTCAATTGGCTGCGGCAGCTAAATATTGTTACAGATTAGTGGCTAAATTTCCTGACGTGCCAGGTGGTGAAAGTATAGTATCTCAGGAATTATGCTTTGAATTTGTTCCTGCAGATACACCAATTATCACACACGTTACTGTAGAGGAAACTAGTGAAACCAATGGTGAGATTGTGCTTGCCTGGCGAGCTCCATTTGAATTGGGGACATTCCCGGCAGACCCTGTTTATAGAATTTACAGGGCGGAAGGCTTCGCTGGTGGTAATTATCAGCAAATAGCGGAAGTGAATGGTTTAGGATTAGATAGTTTAGGTTTTAGAGATACAAATCTGGATACAGATGGCAAGGTTTATAATTATCAGGTGGCTTTATTGGACCCTACTGCTTCAACAGGTACAGACGAAATTATGTCTGCCTCGGCTTCAGCTGTAAGGCTGGAAGTAACGCCTCAGTTTGGTAGAATACAACTCGATTGGGCTGCTGTGGTGCCATGGTCGAATACCATTATTTCACCTCCAGAAGATAGTGAGCATCTTATATTTAGAGGTTTAGAAGGGCAATCTCAGGATCAGTTTACTTTATTGGAAAACTTAGACGTTACGCAGTACGGATTTTCATTCACTGATTCAGTCAATTTATCAGACGAACAAGTTTACTGTTACCGAGTGCTCACAAAAGGTACGTATGGTAATCCTGCTATCAATAGCCCACAACTAAATTTCTCACAGATCATTTGTGCTCAGCCGAGTGACTCTATTGCGCCTTGCGCACCGGTGGTTTCGCTGGTAGGAAGAACTTGTGAAGACTTCATTGCAACGAGTAGTTGCGATTTTAATGATTTTGAAAATCAGATATCTTGGACAACGGAGTTTGTAGGTGAATGTGAAAATGATGTACGCGTTTATCAGGTGTATTATGCACCTACAACAGCTGCAAGCTTTGAGTTAATTGCTGAAGTAGCAGATACCACATATTTACACGAAAACCTACCTTCATTCAAGGGTTGTTATCAGGTAAGGGCAGTAGATCGATCGGGTAACCTGAGTGAATTCAGTAATACGTTCTGCGTGGATAATTGCCCGTATTACGAATTACCTAATGTTTTCACACCTGGCAATAATGATGGTTGTAACGATGTATTTAGCGCCTACAGCAGTGGTGGAGATATTATTGGTGAAGATGGCAGTGGAGGTTGCGGGGAAGTAGATGCTACTAAATGCGCCAGGTTTGTTCGAAGAGTTGAATTTTCGGTTTACAACCGTTGGGGTAATAATGTATACACCTACACCGGAACAGCTGGCACAGAGAATTCTATACTGATTAATTGGGACGGTAAATCGGATGATGGAACTGAACTTCCTTCTGGGGTTTATTACTATTCAGCGGACGTTACATTTGATTTAGTAGATCCAACAAAATCAACGAAGCAATATAAAGGATGGATACATCTCGTGAGGTAA